The segment CTCAGGCCTATGGCCTCTTCAATGCCCTGCAGCTTTTCCTGGCCGGGCTGGGGATGTATGGGCTGGCCCGGGCGTGGGGGCTGGGCCGGGCGGCCGCGACGTTCGCCGGGGTGGCTTACGAGCTGAGCGCCTTCATGGTGGTCAGTCTGGTGTTCCCGATGATCGTCGCCGGCGCGGCATGGCTCCCTTATCTGCTTGCGGCACTCCACGCGATGATCGAGCGGCGCCCTCTGCTCGGCCGCCCCGCGGCGCTGCCGTGGGCGCTTCTATCGGCCCTGGCCCTGGGGATGAACATCCTGGCCGGCCATGTGGAGATCACCTATTACACGGTCCTGGTCGGCGCCGGATACGGCCTGTGGGGAGCCTGGAAGACGTGGCGCCGCATCCGGGCGCCATCCCTCCCCGACCGTCTCCAGGCCCTGGCGACGCTGGGATGGGTTGGTCTCGCGCTGGGGCTGGGGTTCGCCCTCGGCGCAGCGCAATGGGTTCCCCTCTATGAGGTGGTGCGGGAGAACTTCCGGGAGGGAACGGCCACGCTGGAGCAGGTGCGGGGATGGGCCTATCCCTGGCGGCACCTTCTGGTCTTCCTGATCCCGGACTTTTACGGCAACCCCAGCCATCACGGAGTGCGGGATGTGTTCACCGGGGAGTGGGTGCCGTTCACGGTGAACGCCTACGGACAGCCCAATCCCAATGGGGCCTTCACCAGCCACTGGGGGATCAAAAACTATGTGGAAGGGGGCGCTTATCTGGGGCTCCTGCCCTGGGCTTTCGCCATCCTGGCCCTCGTCCGCTGGCGCTCCTCCCTTCGATCCCGCGCGCCAGTAGGGTTCCTGATCCTCCTGGCGGGGCTTTCGTTCTCCTTCGCCTTCGGGCTGCCCACCTACGCGCTGCTGTATTACGGCCTGCCGGGCATCAACCAGCTGCACTCCCCCTTCCGTTGGATCTGGCCCTTCGCCCTGGCGATGGCCGGGCTGGCCGGCGTCGGGTTCGATCAGATCATGCGCGAGGATGGACGTGAGCGGCAGTGGGTGGCCGCTGGGATGCTGGGGATCGGTGTAGGGATCCTTGCGGGGCTGGGCCTGGCCCGGTGGGCGGTCCCGGATGCGGCGCTGGCCCTGGCGGATCGCGCCCTTCACGCGCTGGCGAAGGCGCCGGAGGCCTTCCCCGACGCCCGTATGTTCTTCTCCTATCAGTTCTGGAATCTGCTTCGCTTCGGGCTGGTGGCGACAGGAAGCGGCCTGGCCCTGGCAGCGCTCCGGCGGCGATGGGGGCCGCCGCTGGCCATCGGGATGCTGGCCCTGGATCTGCTCCAGGCGGGGGCAGGCTTCAACCCGGCGGCCGATCCCCGATGGCTGACTTACGAGCCGCCGGTAGTGCGCTTTCTGAAGCAGGATACCCACCTGTGGCGGTTGACCACCTTTGATCCGCACGGCCGGAAAACCTTTCACGCCAATGGGCCCTGGCTCTATGACCTCCAGGACATCCGCGGCTATGACTCCATCATCCTGAAGCGCTATGTGGCCTATCTCTCGGCCATCCAGCCCCAGCATGAGCTTCCGTTCAATCGCATTGCCCCCATCACGGATCCGAACGCCCTGGATTCGCCATTGCTGGACGCCCTGAACGTGAAATATGTGATCACCGAGGAGACTATCCCCTCGCCGCGATACACCCTGGTTTATGAAGGGGAAGTGCGGGTCTACCGGAATGAAGGGGCCATGCCCCGGGCCTGGACCCTTCCCCTGACGGCCACCATCTTCCACCGGGATCCCATCGCGGCGCTGCGGCAGTTCGACCCCCGGTTCTATGTCGTGGTGGATGGGCCTGTCCCCGGGCTGGAACAGTTCGGGGCGCCCGGGAACCCTCGTCCGGCCACCATCACCGCGTATGGGATCAACGAGGTGTGGGTCGATGTGGCGGTCGAAGTGCCCTCCTGGCTGGTGCTGGCGGATACGTTCTTCCCGGGCTGGGTGGCCTACCGCCGGCCCATCGGGGGAGGCGAGCCGGAGGAGCAGCCGCTGGCGATCTACGCGGCCAACGGCCTCTTCCGCGCGGTCATCCTTCCCCCCGGCCGATGGACTGTCCGCTTCCGCTACAGTCCTCTCTCGGTCAAGCTGGGGCTCTTCACCACCTTCATCGGCGGCATGGCGGCCCTCTTCATGCTGATCGTCTGGACATGGGGGCGCCTGTATCGGGCGGAGATGGAGCAATCCACCGTCCGCCGGGTTTTCAAGAACAGCCTGACCGCCATGGCCCTCAACCTCTTCACCCGCTCCATCGACTTTGCCTTCGCTGCCCTGATGTTGCGTATCCTGGGCCCGGAGGCGGCCGGGAAATATTACTTCGCCATCGTGCTGGTCAGCTGGTATGAGATCCTCTCGAACTTCGGCCTCAACGTGTGGCTCACCCGGGAGGGGGCAAAACATCCGGAGGCGGTGAATCGCTATTTCGTCAACAGCGCCGCTATGCGCCTGATCCTGTTAACGGCCTGGATGCCCCTGCTGCTGGCCGTCACCGGCCTCTGGATGGGTGTGTTCCGGCTCACCGGCGATACCGCTCTGGCGATCCTCCTCCTGGCCCTGGCCCAGGTTCCCGCCAGCCTCGCTACCGGGGTCACCGCGCTCTTCTACGTCTATGAGAAGGCGGAGATCCCGGCTGCCCTCACGGTGGTGACGGTGCTCCTGAAGGTGAGTTTCGGGGTGCCCATCCTGCTGGCCGGGGGCGGTTTCGTGGGGCTGGCCGCCTCCTCCATCGCGGTCAATCTCATCACCCTCGCCCTGTTAAGCGGGATCGCTTTCCGCCTCTTTTTCCGCCCTCGCTGGGAGGACGACCCGGCCCTGCGTCGGGAAATGGTTCGGGAATCGGGGCCCCTGATGCTCAATCATCTCCTGGCCACCCTGTTCTTCAAGATCGACGTGCCGATCCTCCAGGCGTTGAAGGGCGATCTGCAGGTGGGGTGGTATAGCACGGCTTACAAGTGGCTGGACGCGCTGAACATCATCCCGGCTTACACCACTTTTGCAGTGTTCCCGGTGATCTCCCGCCAGGCGGCCGGCTCGCTGGAGGCCATGCGGCGTTCCGTGATCCTGACCCTCAAGGGGCTGGCGGCGGTGGCGGTCTTCACCGCCGCGCTCTTCACCTTCCTGGCGGAGCCGCTTTCCTGGCTCCTGGGGGGCGCCCAGTATCTCCCGCACGCGGCCATCGCCCTGCGGATCATGATCTGGTCCATCCCCATCGGCTGGATGAACAGCCTGATCAACTATGTTCTGGTCGCCCTGGGGCGACAGCGTTATCAGACGAAAGCCTTCATGATCGCTCTGGGGTTCAACGGGATCGCCAACCTGCTCACCATCCCGACCTTCGGTTACCCGGCGGCGGCCGTGATCACCATCCTGTCCGAGATCGTGGAGGGGATGGCGTTCTATTACGACCTGCGGCGGACGATGGGCCCGCTGCCGTGGGGGGAGATCCTGGGGCGGCCGCTGATCGCCGGGGGGGTGATGATCGGACTGATGGGGGCTTTATGGGGCGTTGCGCCGCTGATGGCGCTGGCCCTGGGCGCCCTCGGCTTTGGAGCGGCATGGTGGGGGTTGAGGCCCTTCACCCCGGAGGAGTGGACCCGAATCCGGGAAGCGCTCCCGGTTCCGGGGATCCGGGGGCGGGCAAATAGCGAGCCGTAACCGTTTCCGGGCCTTCGACCGGCGGAGTCGAAGGCAGCGGGGGAGGGATGGGGGCCGTGGGGGCCCTCGAAGGCACCCCAGGCGGCCCTCAAAGCCCTCAGGAGGAGGCTTAAGACGTGGCTTCGCCAGGAGACCCGCTGAGCGGTTACGCTCCGGGCGGCCTAAATCCGGGCCAGCGCCTGATCCAGATCCGCCAGCAGATCGTCGGCGTCCTCGATCCCCAGGGAGAGGCGGACCAGGTTATCCGTAATGCCGATGGCGAGGCGCTGCTCCGGCTCCATCTCGTAATAAGACATCAGCGCGGGTTGCTCCACCAGGCTCTCCACCCCGCCCAGGCTGGGGGCGATATACGGGATCCGCAAGGCGTCGATAAATCGCGAGGTGCCCTCCCGATCCGCAGCGACCTCGAAGGTGACCACTCCGCCAAAGCCGCGCATCAGCCGACGGGCGACGGCGTGATCGGGATGGGAGGGAAGCCCCGGATACCAGACGCGCCGGATCTTCGGATGGGCGCTGAGGAACTCGGCCACCCGCATGCCGTTTTCGTTCTGTCGCTGCACCCGCAGGGCCAGGGTCTTCAATCCCCGCAGGACCAGATATGCCGCATGGGGGTCCAGGATGCCTCCCAGCATCGCCTGCATCTCCCGCAGGCCGGCGATCAGCTCCGCGGACCCCGCGATCACCCCGGCCATCACATCGTTGTGGCCGCACAGGTATTTCGTCGCGCTGTGGACCACTAGGTCGATCCCGTAATCCAGGGGTCGCAGGTTCAGCGGCGTGGCGAACGTGCTATCCACCACCGTCCGGATGCGTCGACGCCGG is part of the Thermoflexus sp. genome and harbors:
- a CDS encoding aminotransferase class I/II-fold pyridoxal phosphate-dependent enzyme, whose protein sequence is MDVQTETGCDARIETRGPSTLAVHGGETRHNPYHAVVPPIVQTATYAFRDTADLIAFQESRLWGEARDRVDYGRYGNPTVAALEARVAALEGAEAAAAFSTGMAAITAVLLAFLRSGAHLIVTEDAYRRTRQFILQFLRRFGVEATVVPIGDLEALEAAIRPNTRLIFTETPTNPYLRVIDLERLAEIARRRRIRTVVDSTFATPLNLRPLDYGIDLVVHSATKYLCGHNDVMAGVIAGSAELIAGLREMQAMLGGILDPHAAYLVLRGLKTLALRVQRQNENGMRVAEFLSAHPKIRRVWYPGLPSHPDHAVARRLMRGFGGVVTFEVAADREGTSRFIDALRIPYIAPSLGGVESLVEQPALMSYYEMEPEQRLAIGITDNLVRLSLGIEDADDLLADLDQALARI
- a CDS encoding flippase, whose translation is MRRWKGILVAIGPVLVFAGLPVLLLGPTLTGARTLIPADNLYEWQPWRSAAERFGITIPHNALLSDLVLENYAWKRFLVAAFRRGELPLWNPDLFAGAPFLANGQHSALYPFTLLFLIFPIPQAYGLFNALQLFLAGLGMYGLARAWGLGRAAATFAGVAYELSAFMVVSLVFPMIVAGAAWLPYLLAALHAMIERRPLLGRPAALPWALLSALALGMNILAGHVEITYYTVLVGAGYGLWGAWKTWRRIRAPSLPDRLQALATLGWVGLALGLGFALGAAQWVPLYEVVRENFREGTATLEQVRGWAYPWRHLLVFLIPDFYGNPSHHGVRDVFTGEWVPFTVNAYGQPNPNGAFTSHWGIKNYVEGGAYLGLLPWAFAILALVRWRSSLRSRAPVGFLILLAGLSFSFAFGLPTYALLYYGLPGINQLHSPFRWIWPFALAMAGLAGVGFDQIMREDGRERQWVAAGMLGIGVGILAGLGLARWAVPDAALALADRALHALAKAPEAFPDARMFFSYQFWNLLRFGLVATGSGLALAALRRRWGPPLAIGMLALDLLQAGAGFNPAADPRWLTYEPPVVRFLKQDTHLWRLTTFDPHGRKTFHANGPWLYDLQDIRGYDSIILKRYVAYLSAIQPQHELPFNRIAPITDPNALDSPLLDALNVKYVITEETIPSPRYTLVYEGEVRVYRNEGAMPRAWTLPLTATIFHRDPIAALRQFDPRFYVVVDGPVPGLEQFGAPGNPRPATITAYGINEVWVDVAVEVPSWLVLADTFFPGWVAYRRPIGGGEPEEQPLAIYAANGLFRAVILPPGRWTVRFRYSPLSVKLGLFTTFIGGMAALFMLIVWTWGRLYRAEMEQSTVRRVFKNSLTAMALNLFTRSIDFAFAALMLRILGPEAAGKYYFAIVLVSWYEILSNFGLNVWLTREGAKHPEAVNRYFVNSAAMRLILLTAWMPLLLAVTGLWMGVFRLTGDTALAILLLALAQVPASLATGVTALFYVYEKAEIPAALTVVTVLLKVSFGVPILLAGGGFVGLAASSIAVNLITLALLSGIAFRLFFRPRWEDDPALRREMVRESGPLMLNHLLATLFFKIDVPILQALKGDLQVGWYSTAYKWLDALNIIPAYTTFAVFPVISRQAAGSLEAMRRSVILTLKGLAAVAVFTAALFTFLAEPLSWLLGGAQYLPHAAIALRIMIWSIPIGWMNSLINYVLVALGRQRYQTKAFMIALGFNGIANLLTIPTFGYPAAAVITILSEIVEGMAFYYDLRRTMGPLPWGEILGRPLIAGGVMIGLMGALWGVAPLMALALGALGFGAAWWGLRPFTPEEWTRIREALPVPGIRGRANSEP